One Clavibacter zhangzhiyongii genomic region harbors:
- a CDS encoding ribonucleoside-diphosphate reductase subunit alpha: protein MSITVVKRDGTREPYDANRINLAIEDATQGLDENIGWVTQIASELEITLFDGITTQQLDEAVIQVALQNVKDDPAFDTVAARLLLKTIYKRVLGDYSSPEELKRLHAEHFARNIQRGVDEMLLDSRLVQLFDLERLAQALEPAHDELLKYIGVVTLNNRYGIKGRNGDALEVPQYFWMRIAMGLTLNEQDPTSTAIAFYEKMSKLEYLAAGSTLVNAGTIYPQLANCFVMEMQDDIEHIAKTTRDVMWLTKGTGGIGLSVSKLRAQGSPIRSNNTTSTGPIPFMHTIDSVLRAVSRGGKKFGALCFYMENWHLDFPEFLDLRQNSGDPYRRTRTANTAVWISDEFMKRVQNDEDWYLFDPLEVSDLNELYGKAFSERYAFYVGEAEAGRIRMFKRIKAREQFKSILISLQTTSHPWLTWKDTINNRALNNNTGTIHLSNLCTEITLPQDEDNVSVCNLASINLSQHFSDGKIDFAKIEQSARLAVRQLDNLIDITRSSVKEADFSNQQNRAVGLGVMGFTDVVEKLGFSYESEESYDLIDEIMEHVSYAAIDESADLAQERGAYPNFAGSRWSEGLVPLDSIALMEADRGVPVKVNRTTRLDWDALRTKVKGGMRNATLMAIAPTASIGLVAGTTPGLDPQFSQIFSRSTSSGKFLEVNRNLVKDLQELGIWETVRENILRSQGDIQGIAAIPDHVKATYRTSFQLSPYAFLEVAARAQKWIDQAISRNMYLETRDLGDMMDIYFAGWERGVKTTYYLHMKPRHTAEQSTVKVDKSQDADGTKRKGFGGFGGGAPAVAPASAPASTATADAPAPQAAPAPRKGFGFGGVGGAR from the coding sequence GTGTCCATCACCGTAGTGAAGCGCGACGGCACGCGGGAGCCGTACGACGCGAACCGCATCAACCTGGCCATCGAGGACGCCACGCAGGGCCTCGACGAGAACATCGGCTGGGTCACGCAGATCGCGTCCGAGCTGGAGATCACCCTCTTCGACGGGATCACCACCCAGCAGCTCGATGAGGCCGTCATCCAGGTCGCGCTCCAGAACGTGAAGGACGACCCGGCGTTCGACACCGTCGCCGCGCGCCTCCTCCTCAAGACCATCTACAAGCGCGTCCTCGGCGACTACTCGTCGCCCGAGGAGCTCAAGCGCCTCCACGCGGAGCACTTCGCCCGCAACATCCAGCGCGGCGTCGACGAGATGCTCCTCGACTCCCGCCTCGTGCAGCTGTTCGACCTGGAGCGCCTCGCCCAGGCCCTCGAGCCCGCGCACGACGAGCTGCTCAAGTACATCGGCGTCGTCACGCTGAACAACCGCTACGGCATCAAGGGCCGCAACGGCGACGCCCTCGAGGTGCCCCAGTACTTCTGGATGCGCATCGCGATGGGCCTCACGCTCAACGAGCAGGACCCCACCTCCACCGCCATCGCGTTCTACGAGAAGATGTCGAAGCTCGAGTACCTCGCGGCCGGCTCCACCCTCGTCAACGCGGGCACCATCTACCCGCAGCTCGCGAACTGCTTCGTCATGGAGATGCAGGACGACATCGAGCACATCGCGAAGACCACGCGCGACGTCATGTGGCTCACGAAGGGCACGGGCGGCATCGGCCTCTCCGTCTCGAAGCTCCGCGCGCAGGGCTCGCCCATCCGCTCGAACAACACCACCTCCACGGGCCCGATCCCGTTCATGCACACCATCGACTCGGTGCTCCGCGCGGTCAGCCGCGGCGGCAAGAAGTTCGGCGCGCTGTGCTTCTACATGGAGAACTGGCACCTCGACTTCCCCGAGTTCCTCGACCTGCGCCAGAACTCGGGCGACCCGTACCGCCGCACCCGCACCGCGAACACCGCGGTGTGGATCAGCGACGAGTTCATGAAGCGCGTCCAGAACGACGAGGACTGGTACCTCTTCGACCCGCTGGAGGTCTCCGACCTCAACGAGCTGTACGGCAAGGCGTTCTCCGAGCGCTACGCGTTCTACGTCGGCGAGGCCGAGGCCGGGCGCATCCGGATGTTCAAGCGCATCAAGGCGCGCGAGCAGTTCAAGTCGATCCTCATCTCGCTCCAGACCACCAGCCACCCGTGGCTGACCTGGAAGGACACGATCAACAACCGCGCCCTGAACAACAACACGGGCACGATCCACCTCTCGAACCTCTGCACCGAGATCACGCTGCCGCAGGACGAGGACAACGTCTCCGTCTGCAACCTGGCGTCCATCAACCTGTCGCAGCACTTCTCCGACGGGAAGATCGACTTCGCGAAGATCGAGCAGAGCGCACGCCTCGCGGTGCGCCAGCTCGACAACCTCATCGACATCACGCGCTCCAGCGTGAAGGAGGCGGACTTCTCCAACCAGCAGAACCGCGCGGTGGGCCTCGGCGTCATGGGCTTCACCGACGTCGTCGAGAAGCTCGGCTTCTCGTACGAGTCCGAGGAGTCGTACGACCTGATCGACGAGATCATGGAGCACGTCTCCTACGCGGCCATCGACGAGTCGGCCGACCTGGCGCAGGAGCGCGGCGCGTACCCGAACTTCGCGGGCTCGCGCTGGTCGGAGGGCCTCGTGCCGCTCGACTCGATCGCGCTCATGGAGGCCGACCGCGGCGTGCCCGTCAAGGTCAACCGCACCACGCGCCTCGACTGGGACGCGCTGCGCACGAAGGTCAAGGGCGGCATGCGCAACGCGACGCTCATGGCGATCGCGCCCACCGCGTCCATCGGCCTCGTCGCCGGCACCACGCCGGGCCTCGACCCGCAGTTCTCGCAGATCTTCAGCCGCTCCACCTCCTCGGGCAAGTTCCTCGAGGTCAACCGGAACCTGGTGAAGGACCTGCAGGAGCTCGGCATCTGGGAGACGGTGCGCGAGAACATCCTGCGCAGCCAGGGCGACATCCAGGGCATCGCCGCGATCCCGGACCACGTCAAGGCCACGTACCGCACGAGCTTCCAGCTCTCGCCGTACGCGTTCCTCGAGGTCGCCGCACGCGCGCAGAAGTGGATCGACCAGGCCATCAGCCGCAACATGTACCTCGAGACGCGCGACCTCGGCGACATGATGGACATCTATTTCGCCGGCTGGGAGCGCGGGGTCAAGACCACGTACTACCTGCACATGAAGCCGCGCCACACGGCCGAGCAGTCGACCGTGAAGGTCGACAAGTCGCAGGACGCCGACGGCACCAAGCGCAAGGGCTTCGGCGGATTCGGCGGCGGCGCTCCCGCGGTGGCGCCCGCGTCGGCCCCCGCGTCCACCGCGACCGCGGACGCTCCGGCGCCGCAGGCCGCTCCCGCGCCCCGCAAGGGCTTCGGCTTCGGTGGAGTGGGAGGTGCACGCTGA
- a CDS encoding carbohydrate ABC transporter permease, protein MTTATRPAFSSGTLARKPAVGAAARQGRTGTPRFAPSRIAALVILIVLAAAWLLPFLWAVLTSFKSETDAAAFPVTLFPAGGFTLDAYASVLNGGTIPLWTWNSLLTSTVITVVAVVFSALAGYALSRIDFRGRKVLMGAIVASIIIPPQILIVPLFYQMLSFDLVDTLWAVILPQIVQPAMVFILKAFFDQIPIELEDAARVDGAGRVRVFLQIVMPLSRPILSAVAIFVFIGAWNNFLWPFIATNDSSLMTLPVGLQTVKNAYGIQYAQNMASAVLAALPLILVFLFFQRQIIKGISTTGFGGQ, encoded by the coding sequence ATGACCACCGCCACCCGTCCCGCCTTCTCCTCCGGCACGCTCGCCCGGAAGCCCGCCGTCGGCGCCGCGGCGCGCCAGGGCCGCACCGGCACGCCACGGTTCGCGCCCTCGCGCATCGCCGCGCTGGTGATCCTCATCGTGCTCGCCGCCGCGTGGCTGCTGCCGTTCCTCTGGGCGGTGCTCACGTCGTTCAAGTCGGAGACGGACGCGGCCGCGTTCCCGGTGACGCTGTTCCCGGCCGGCGGCTTCACGCTCGACGCGTACGCGTCGGTGCTGAACGGCGGGACCATCCCGCTCTGGACGTGGAACAGCCTGCTCACCAGCACGGTGATCACGGTCGTCGCGGTCGTGTTCTCCGCGCTCGCCGGCTACGCGCTCAGCCGCATCGACTTCCGCGGCCGCAAGGTGCTGATGGGGGCGATCGTGGCGTCGATCATCATCCCGCCGCAGATCCTCATCGTCCCGCTCTTCTACCAGATGCTGTCGTTCGACCTGGTGGACACCCTCTGGGCCGTGATCCTGCCGCAGATCGTGCAGCCGGCCATGGTGTTCATCCTGAAGGCGTTCTTCGACCAGATCCCGATCGAGCTCGAGGACGCCGCCCGCGTCGACGGCGCCGGACGCGTGCGCGTGTTCCTGCAGATCGTGATGCCGCTGTCGCGCCCCATCCTCTCGGCGGTCGCGATCTTCGTGTTCATCGGCGCGTGGAACAACTTCCTGTGGCCCTTCATCGCCACGAACGACTCGTCGCTCATGACCCTGCCGGTCGGCCTGCAGACGGTGAAGAACGCCTACGGGATCCAGTACGCGCAGAACATGGCCTCCGCCGTGCTCGCCGCGCTGCCGCTGATCCTGGTGTTCCTCTTCTTCCAGCGCCAGATCATCAAGGGCATCTCGACCACCGGGTTCGGCGGGCAGTGA
- a CDS encoding S1C family serine protease, with translation MNETPQEPTGRPDEAPTDDIRSTGSDAPAPADAPAATPTSAGAAPAAPAARDAWPAPAGPAVDGPTAPAAPAAAAWTAPTDAHATAGPAVGAGAPTAAQPTAAHAGAPAGSPWPAPATDPFGRPLAVDAAGNPVPAKRMGRGLRTGLIAGASALALLLSFGSGTAVGFLADFGRSAAPSGDTRVLDPGSFTPGQGFGRGGSGQGSGAEQGPGSGRQSGDGTGAGTSATSPAADAAQTAGVVTIDSALTYQNAAGAGTGIILSSDGTILTNNHVVSGATSIRVTVESTGKEYVGKVVGTDATNDVAVLKLEGASGLTPAKLDADGVQVGEAVTGVGNAGGTGTLTAAAGKVTALGQTVTTKSEGTAAGETLTDLIQTDAPIVSGDSGGPLVDAEGEVVGIDTAASSGSAQISGFAIPIDTAMGIAKQIESGVESGTVKIGYPAFLGVLLADEAAKVPGAPVQGVVDGSGAAKAGLAQGDVVTSVDGKAVTSASDLSAAISAHEPGDSVSLGWTTAAGAAKTGTVALTEGPVS, from the coding sequence ATGAACGAGACACCCCAGGAGCCGACCGGACGTCCGGACGAGGCCCCCACCGACGACATCCGCTCGACCGGCTCCGACGCCCCCGCGCCCGCCGACGCCCCCGCCGCGACGCCGACCTCGGCCGGCGCCGCGCCCGCCGCTCCCGCCGCACGCGACGCCTGGCCCGCCCCCGCCGGTCCGGCGGTCGACGGCCCGACCGCTCCCGCCGCACCGGCCGCCGCCGCGTGGACCGCCCCGACCGACGCGCACGCCACCGCCGGCCCCGCGGTCGGCGCCGGCGCCCCCACCGCCGCGCAGCCGACCGCCGCCCACGCCGGCGCCCCGGCCGGATCCCCCTGGCCCGCCCCCGCGACCGACCCCTTCGGCCGCCCGCTCGCGGTCGACGCCGCGGGGAACCCCGTCCCGGCGAAGCGCATGGGCAGGGGCCTGCGCACGGGCCTCATCGCCGGCGCCTCCGCCCTCGCGCTCCTCCTCTCCTTCGGCAGCGGGACCGCGGTCGGCTTCCTGGCCGACTTCGGCCGATCCGCCGCCCCCTCCGGCGACACCCGCGTCCTCGACCCGGGCTCGTTCACGCCAGGCCAGGGCTTCGGCCGCGGCGGCTCCGGGCAGGGATCGGGCGCTGAGCAAGGCCCCGGATCCGGCCGGCAGTCGGGCGACGGCACGGGCGCCGGCACCTCGGCCACCTCCCCCGCGGCGGACGCGGCCCAGACCGCCGGGGTCGTCACCATCGACTCCGCGCTGACGTACCAGAACGCAGCGGGCGCCGGCACGGGCATCATCCTGTCGTCCGACGGCACGATCCTCACCAACAACCACGTGGTCAGCGGCGCGACGAGCATCCGCGTCACGGTGGAGTCGACCGGCAAGGAGTACGTCGGGAAGGTCGTCGGCACCGACGCCACGAACGACGTCGCCGTGCTGAAGCTGGAGGGGGCCTCGGGCCTCACCCCGGCGAAGCTCGACGCGGACGGCGTGCAGGTCGGCGAGGCCGTCACGGGCGTCGGCAACGCGGGCGGCACCGGGACGCTCACGGCGGCCGCCGGGAAGGTGACCGCGCTCGGCCAGACCGTCACGACGAAGTCCGAGGGGACGGCCGCGGGCGAGACGCTCACCGACCTCATCCAGACGGACGCGCCCATCGTCTCCGGCGACTCCGGCGGGCCCCTGGTCGACGCGGAGGGCGAGGTCGTCGGCATCGACACGGCCGCGTCCTCCGGCTCCGCGCAGATCTCGGGCTTCGCGATCCCCATCGACACGGCCATGGGCATCGCGAAGCAGATCGAGAGCGGCGTCGAGTCGGGCACCGTGAAGATCGGCTACCCGGCGTTCCTCGGCGTGCTGCTGGCCGACGAGGCGGCGAAGGTCCCGGGGGCGCCCGTGCAGGGCGTGGTCGACGGATCCGGCGCCGCGAAGGCCGGCCTCGCCCAGGGCGACGTCGTCACCTCGGTCGACGGGAAGGCCGTCACCTCAGCGTCCGACCTCAGCGCCGCGATCTCCGCGCACGAGCCGGGCGACTCGGTCAGCCTCGGCTGGACCACCGCGGCCGGTGCCGCGAAGACCGGCACGGTCGCCCTCACCGAGGGCCCCGTGAGCTGA
- a CDS encoding alpha-N-arabinofuranosidase has protein sequence MTRARITIDRDFTIGDVPRRLFGSFVEHMGRCVYTGIYEPGHPTATPEGYRQDVLDLTKELGATIVRYPGGNFVSGYDWEDGVGPVEDRPRRLDGAWHTVETNAFGLHEFMGWSKAAGVEVMEAINLGTRGVDAARSLVEYANHPGGSKYSDMRRANGAEEPFDIKLWCLGNELDGPWQIGHKTPDEYGRLAQEAGKAMRLVDPSIELVACGSSNSGMPTFGQWEQTVLGHTYDVVDYVSLHAYYQEQEGDVRSFLASSVDMDFFIESVVATADATGARLKNRKRIDLSFDEWNVWYQRGLDGEDQPHRIEKAGWREHPRVIEDEYSVTDAVVVGTLLNSLLRHGDRVKIANQAQLVNVIAPIRSEEAGPAWRQSIFWPFARMAQLATGRILQVEVDSDRYDNDRFGTADVVDVSATWDDEAGTVSLFLANRGLEEDAATEVALRGLDAGRILRAEVLRVPESGDRHSSNTVESGEQVGLVPLEGVHAEGGRLTLTLPALSWAVVVLDVTRS, from the coding sequence ATGACCCGCGCCCGCATCACCATCGACCGCGACTTCACCATCGGCGACGTGCCGCGACGGCTCTTCGGGTCGTTCGTCGAGCACATGGGCCGCTGCGTGTACACCGGCATCTACGAGCCCGGCCACCCGACGGCCACGCCCGAGGGCTACCGGCAGGACGTGCTCGACCTCACGAAGGAGCTCGGCGCCACGATCGTGCGCTACCCCGGCGGCAACTTCGTCTCCGGCTACGACTGGGAGGACGGCGTCGGCCCCGTCGAGGACCGGCCCCGCCGCCTCGACGGCGCCTGGCACACCGTGGAGACGAACGCGTTCGGCCTGCACGAGTTCATGGGCTGGTCGAAGGCCGCGGGCGTCGAGGTGATGGAGGCCATCAACCTCGGCACGCGCGGCGTCGACGCCGCGCGCTCGCTCGTCGAGTACGCGAACCACCCGGGCGGATCCAAGTACTCCGACATGCGCCGCGCGAACGGCGCCGAGGAGCCCTTCGACATCAAGCTGTGGTGCCTCGGCAACGAGCTCGACGGGCCGTGGCAGATCGGGCACAAGACGCCCGACGAGTACGGCCGGCTCGCGCAGGAGGCGGGCAAGGCGATGCGGCTGGTGGATCCGAGCATCGAGCTGGTCGCGTGCGGCAGCTCCAACTCGGGCATGCCCACGTTCGGGCAGTGGGAGCAGACCGTGCTCGGCCACACCTACGACGTCGTCGACTACGTCTCGCTGCACGCCTACTACCAGGAGCAGGAGGGCGACGTGCGGAGCTTCCTCGCGAGCAGCGTCGACATGGACTTCTTCATCGAGTCCGTCGTCGCGACCGCGGACGCCACCGGCGCGCGCCTGAAGAACCGCAAGCGCATCGACCTCTCCTTCGACGAGTGGAACGTCTGGTACCAGCGCGGCCTCGACGGCGAGGACCAGCCGCACCGCATCGAGAAGGCCGGCTGGCGCGAGCACCCGCGGGTCATCGAGGACGAGTACAGCGTGACCGACGCGGTCGTCGTGGGCACGCTCCTCAACTCGCTGCTGCGGCACGGCGACCGGGTGAAGATCGCGAACCAGGCGCAGCTCGTGAACGTGATCGCGCCGATCCGCAGCGAGGAGGCGGGGCCCGCGTGGCGCCAGTCGATCTTCTGGCCGTTCGCGCGGATGGCGCAGCTCGCGACGGGGCGCATCCTCCAGGTCGAGGTGGACAGCGACCGCTACGACAACGACCGCTTCGGCACGGCCGACGTGGTCGACGTCAGCGCGACGTGGGACGACGAGGCCGGCACCGTGTCCCTGTTCCTCGCGAACCGCGGCCTCGAGGAGGACGCGGCGACGGAGGTGGCCCTCCGCGGGCTCGACGCCGGACGGATCCTCCGGGCCGAGGTCCTTCGCGTGCCCGAGAGTGGCGACCGCCACTCGAGCAACACGGTCGAGTCGGGCGAGCAGGTCGGCCTCGTGCCGCTCGAGGGCGTGCACGCCGAGGGCGGGCGCCTGACGCTCACGCTGCCGGCGCTCTCCTGGGCGGTCGTGGTGCTGGACGTCACGCGCAGCTGA
- a CDS encoding MFS transporter codes for MSTYGSLLKTRGVGRIIAAQLVARFPGGMLSLAFLMHVERIHESYGAAGLVLAATSIGQAVAGPLTSRWMGVWGMRPVLILTSAVCTVAVVAVALGDASTSVPAFMGLGLLAGLANPPVQPAVRTIYPKMVNSKQLTPLFSLDASAQEIIWVLGPVIATFLAIQVDTSAGILVAAAFLVGGGAWFISSPELGRVRIPRSKRRFGVVLGRPPVLLSTVVGFLLIAACAAIEAGVVAVYGHGGPEAGFVLAIFAVGSLIGGLALGHIPISPWAMARRMTIILVGTALAAAWMQFAWLSVFLFIAGVGIAPALAVLFAVVSSSVRFSDTAEAYGWVGTGQLIGAALGSAAAGFVIDAQGAQGAFVVAAALLAAGAAIAAVFHRHSPDLRGRDAGPIPDTEPVPVMT; via the coding sequence GTGAGCACGTACGGAAGCCTCCTCAAGACCCGCGGCGTGGGCCGGATCATCGCCGCCCAGCTGGTCGCGCGCTTCCCCGGCGGGATGCTCTCGCTGGCCTTCCTCATGCACGTCGAGCGGATCCACGAGTCGTACGGCGCGGCCGGCCTCGTGCTCGCCGCGACGAGCATCGGCCAGGCCGTGGCCGGCCCCCTCACGAGCCGGTGGATGGGCGTGTGGGGCATGCGCCCGGTCCTCATCCTCACGTCGGCCGTGTGCACGGTCGCCGTGGTGGCCGTGGCCCTCGGCGACGCGAGCACGTCGGTCCCCGCGTTCATGGGGCTCGGCCTCCTCGCCGGGCTCGCGAACCCGCCGGTGCAGCCGGCCGTCCGCACCATCTACCCGAAGATGGTCAACTCCAAGCAGCTCACCCCGCTCTTCTCGCTCGACGCGTCGGCCCAGGAGATCATCTGGGTGCTCGGGCCGGTCATCGCCACGTTCCTCGCCATCCAGGTCGACACGAGCGCGGGCATCCTCGTCGCCGCGGCCTTCCTCGTGGGCGGCGGCGCGTGGTTCATCTCCTCCCCCGAGCTCGGCCGCGTGCGCATCCCCCGCAGCAAGCGCCGGTTCGGCGTGGTCCTCGGACGCCCGCCGGTGCTCCTCAGCACGGTCGTCGGCTTCCTCCTCATCGCGGCCTGCGCGGCCATCGAGGCGGGCGTCGTCGCGGTCTACGGCCACGGCGGCCCGGAGGCGGGCTTCGTCCTCGCGATCTTCGCGGTCGGCTCGCTCATCGGCGGCCTCGCGCTCGGCCACATCCCCATCAGCCCGTGGGCCATGGCCCGGCGCATGACGATCATCCTCGTCGGCACCGCGCTGGCGGCCGCGTGGATGCAGTTCGCCTGGCTCTCCGTCTTCCTCTTCATCGCCGGCGTCGGCATCGCCCCAGCGCTCGCGGTGCTCTTCGCGGTGGTGTCCTCCTCCGTGCGCTTCAGCGACACCGCGGAGGCCTACGGCTGGGTCGGCACGGGGCAGCTCATCGGAGCGGCGCTCGGATCGGCGGCCGCCGGCTTCGTGATCGACGCGCAGGGGGCGCAGGGCGCGTTCGTCGTGGCAGCGGCGCTGCTCGCCGCGGGCGCCGCGATCGCCGCGGTCTTCCACCGGCACAGCCCCGACCTCCGCGGCCGCGACGCTGGCCCCATCCCGGACACGGAGCCCGTCCCCGTCATGACCTGA
- a CDS encoding aldo/keto reductase: MEQRSLGRTHRNVSVIGLGTWQLGGDWGDVAEDDALAVLDAAADAGITLFDTADVYGDGRSETIIGSWLRAHPDSGVTVATKMGRRDAQDPANFTLDRFREWTDRSRRNLGVDTLDLVQLHCPPTPVFSSDRVYDALDELVADGAIASYGVSVETTDEALLAIARPGVASVQIILNAFRLKPLDRVLPAAADAGVGIIARVPLASGLLSGRYSADTTFAETDHRNYNRQGEAFDVGETFSGVDYEEGVAGAREFAAAAHEAAPDLTSAQVALAWIVQREGVSSVIPGARNAEQARANAQAGDAPALGDVFERQVADIYDRRFRAVVHPRW, translated from the coding sequence ATGGAGCAGAGAAGCCTCGGCAGGACCCATCGGAACGTCTCGGTCATCGGACTCGGGACCTGGCAGCTCGGCGGGGACTGGGGTGACGTCGCCGAGGACGACGCGCTCGCGGTGCTCGACGCCGCGGCCGACGCGGGCATCACCCTCTTCGACACGGCCGACGTGTACGGCGACGGCCGCAGCGAGACGATCATCGGATCCTGGCTCCGCGCCCACCCCGACTCCGGCGTCACCGTCGCCACCAAGATGGGCCGCCGTGACGCGCAGGATCCCGCGAACTTCACCCTCGACCGCTTCCGCGAGTGGACCGACCGCTCGCGGCGGAACCTCGGCGTCGACACCCTCGACCTCGTCCAGCTGCACTGCCCGCCCACGCCCGTCTTCTCCAGCGACCGCGTCTACGACGCCCTCGACGAGCTGGTGGCCGACGGCGCCATCGCGTCCTACGGCGTGAGCGTCGAGACGACGGACGAGGCCCTCCTCGCGATCGCGCGCCCCGGCGTCGCGAGCGTGCAGATCATCCTCAACGCCTTCCGCCTCAAGCCGCTCGACCGCGTGCTGCCGGCCGCCGCGGACGCGGGCGTCGGCATCATCGCGCGCGTCCCGCTCGCGTCCGGCCTCCTCAGCGGCCGCTACTCGGCGGACACGACCTTCGCGGAGACCGACCACCGCAACTACAACCGCCAGGGCGAGGCGTTCGACGTGGGGGAGACGTTCTCCGGCGTCGACTACGAGGAGGGCGTGGCCGGTGCCCGCGAGTTCGCCGCCGCCGCGCACGAGGCCGCGCCGGACCTCACGTCGGCCCAGGTCGCGCTGGCGTGGATCGTGCAGCGCGAGGGCGTCTCCTCGGTGATCCCCGGTGCGCGCAACGCGGAGCAGGCGCGCGCCAACGCGCAGGCCGGCGACGCCCCCGCGCTCGGCGACGTCTTCGAGCGCCAGGTCGCCGACATCTACGACCGGCGCTTCCGCGCGGTGGTGCACCCGCGCTGGTAG
- a CDS encoding ribonucleotide-diphosphate reductase subunit beta: MSKILGTGIQEGLLLKPVNYQWAMDLYDQAVANTWFPNEIQLGEDIADFKKMTDEERHAITFLMSYFNPNELLVNKALAFGVYPYINAPECHLYLAKQMWEEANHCMSFEYVLETFPIDREAAYNSHVDIPSMARKEEFEVKFIKRMTEQTLDITTTEGKKDFVRNLVAYNVILEGIWFYSGFMVSLSFRQRNLLRNFGSLMDWIVRDESLHLKFGINLILTVLEENPDLQTEEFAAEIKQMILDAVEMEEQYNRDLLPNGILGLNANYINQYVKYLADRRLEELGFEAEYKVSNPAKWMATANDTLQLVNFFESTNTSYESNASATVGAK, from the coding sequence ATGTCGAAGATCCTCGGCACGGGAATCCAGGAGGGCCTCCTCCTCAAGCCCGTCAACTACCAGTGGGCCATGGACCTGTACGACCAGGCCGTCGCCAACACGTGGTTCCCCAACGAGATCCAGCTCGGTGAGGACATCGCGGACTTCAAGAAGATGACGGACGAGGAGCGCCACGCGATCACGTTCCTCATGAGCTACTTCAACCCGAACGAGCTGCTGGTGAACAAGGCGCTCGCGTTCGGCGTCTACCCGTACATCAACGCGCCGGAGTGCCACCTCTACCTGGCGAAGCAGATGTGGGAGGAGGCGAACCACTGCATGTCGTTCGAGTACGTCCTCGAGACGTTCCCGATCGACCGCGAGGCCGCCTACAACTCCCACGTCGACATCCCGTCGATGGCGCGCAAGGAGGAGTTCGAGGTCAAGTTCATCAAGCGCATGACCGAGCAGACCCTCGACATCACCACCACTGAGGGCAAGAAGGACTTCGTCCGAAACCTCGTCGCGTACAACGTGATCCTCGAGGGCATCTGGTTCTACTCGGGCTTCATGGTGTCGCTGTCGTTCCGCCAGCGGAACCTGCTGCGCAACTTCGGCTCGCTCATGGACTGGATCGTGCGCGACGAGTCGCTGCACCTCAAGTTCGGGATCAACCTCATCCTCACGGTGCTGGAGGAGAACCCCGACCTGCAGACGGAGGAGTTCGCCGCCGAGATCAAGCAGATGATCCTCGACGCCGTCGAGATGGAGGAGCAGTACAACCGCGACCTCCTGCCGAACGGCATCCTCGGCCTCAACGCGAACTACATCAACCAGTACGTGAAGTACCTGGCCGACCGCCGGCTCGAGGAGCTCGGCTTCGAGGCCGAGTACAAGGTCTCGAACCCGGCGAAGTGGATGGCCACGGCGAACGACACGCTGCAGCTCGTCAACTTCTTCGAGTCGACCAACACGTCGTACGAGTCGAACGCGTCCGCCACGGTCGGCGCCAAGTAG
- a CDS encoding carbohydrate ABC transporter permease, translated as MTTAAPPTPVAPAAGPGSPRPAVGKPRTRAKEQAQGMLFIAPFLLTFLVFLVWPVLYGFYQSLTGQSLTGANGELIGFANYLEAFGDSQMWRSLGNTVVFTIASTVPLLVVGLVLALLVNLGLPGQWLWRLAFFLPFLLASTVVSLFWLWMYNPQLGVVNAIAGAVGLPQPAWLQDSNLAMTSVVITTVWWTVGFNFLIYLAALQNIPDQQYEAAALDGAGKWRQLFSITIPQLAPTTALLAILQVLASLKVFDQIYQMTAGGPGGATRPIVQYVFETGFTGFRFGYSAAISYIFFALIVVISVIQFTATRRKP; from the coding sequence GTGACGACAGCAGCACCACCCACCCCGGTCGCGCCCGCGGCCGGGCCCGGATCCCCGCGGCCCGCCGTGGGCAAGCCCCGCACCCGCGCGAAGGAGCAGGCCCAGGGCATGCTCTTCATCGCCCCGTTCCTCCTCACCTTCCTGGTGTTCCTGGTGTGGCCGGTCCTCTACGGCTTCTACCAGAGCCTCACCGGGCAGAGCCTCACGGGCGCCAACGGCGAGCTCATCGGGTTCGCCAACTACCTCGAGGCCTTCGGCGACTCCCAGATGTGGCGCTCGCTCGGCAACACCGTGGTGTTCACGATCGCGAGCACGGTGCCGCTCCTGGTCGTGGGCCTCGTGCTCGCGCTCCTCGTGAACCTCGGCCTGCCCGGCCAGTGGCTCTGGCGGCTCGCCTTCTTCCTCCCGTTCCTGCTGGCGTCGACCGTCGTGTCGCTGTTCTGGCTCTGGATGTACAACCCGCAGCTCGGCGTCGTGAACGCGATCGCCGGCGCGGTCGGCCTCCCGCAGCCCGCGTGGCTGCAGGACTCGAACCTGGCCATGACGAGCGTCGTGATCACCACGGTGTGGTGGACGGTCGGCTTCAACTTCCTCATCTACCTGGCGGCGCTGCAGAACATCCCCGACCAGCAGTACGAGGCGGCCGCGCTCGACGGCGCCGGCAAGTGGCGGCAGCTGTTCTCCATCACGATCCCGCAGCTCGCGCCGACCACCGCGCTCCTCGCGATCCTGCAGGTGCTCGCGTCGCTGAAGGTCTTCGACCAGATCTACCAGATGACCGCGGGCGGCCCCGGCGGCGCGACCCGGCCCATCGTGCAGTACGTCTTCGAGACCGGGTTCACCGGCTTCCGCTTCGGCTACTCGGCCGCCATCTCCTACATCTTCTTCGCCCTGATCGTCGTGATCTCGGTCATCCAGTTCACCGCGACCCGGAGGAAGCCATGA